A genome region from Crossiella equi includes the following:
- the lspA gene encoding signal peptidase II, which yields MSDPHLPSRRLVPFALAAVLVFAADLVTKDLAVAHLAGQAPVRVAGGSLYLVLLHNPGAAFSLLPGQTWLLTVITAVVVLTILVFAARLRSRGWALGVGLVLGGALGNLTDRLTRPPGFGEGHVVDFLSLFAPDGSVWPVFNIADAAIVSGGVLLVLLALLGIDYDGTRTQRTARAAQTEQAPRTEATAEETA from the coding sequence GTGAGTGACCCCCACCTGCCCTCGCGGCGCCTGGTGCCGTTCGCCCTGGCGGCGGTGCTGGTGTTCGCGGCCGACCTGGTGACCAAGGACCTCGCGGTCGCCCACCTCGCCGGGCAGGCGCCGGTGCGCGTGGCGGGCGGCAGCCTCTACCTGGTGCTGCTGCACAACCCGGGCGCGGCGTTCTCGCTGCTGCCGGGGCAGACCTGGTTGCTCACCGTGATCACCGCGGTGGTCGTGCTGACCATCCTCGTCTTCGCCGCCCGGCTGCGCTCACGCGGCTGGGCACTGGGCGTCGGCTTGGTGCTGGGCGGCGCGCTCGGTAACCTCACCGACCGGCTGACCCGACCGCCGGGCTTCGGCGAGGGCCACGTGGTGGACTTCCTGTCCCTGTTCGCCCCGGACGGCAGCGTGTGGCCGGTGTTCAACATCGCCGACGCCGCCATCGTGTCCGGTGGTGTGCTGCTTGTCCTGCTGGCACTGCTGGGCATCGACTACGACGGCACGCGCACCCAGCGGACGGCACGGGCGGCACAGACGGAACAGGCACCTCGAACAGAGGCGACGGCGGAGGAGACCGCATGA
- a CDS encoding RluA family pseudouridine synthase has protein sequence MTEQRTLPVPDGLDGMRVDAGLSKLLGLSRTVAAGLAENGGVLLDGSPAGKSDRLVAGSWLEVTLPEPERPVPVLAAPVDGLEVIYEDNDVVVIDKPVGVAVHPSPGWTGPTVVAGLAAAGIQIATSGAAERQGVVHRLDVGTTGVMVVAKSEHAYSVLKRAFKERTVEKRYHALVQGHPDPSRGTIDAPIDRHPRQDYKFAVVATGKPSVTHYEVQEAFRAASLVDVKLETGRTHQIRVHFSALKHPCVGDLTYGADPVLAKKLKLTRQWLHARTLGFHHPAHEEWVEFTSEYPQDLQEALDSLRADSW, from the coding sequence ATGACCGAGCAGAGAACCCTCCCCGTCCCGGACGGCCTGGACGGCATGCGTGTGGACGCCGGGCTGTCCAAGCTGCTCGGCCTGTCGCGCACGGTGGCCGCCGGGCTGGCCGAGAACGGCGGGGTGCTGCTCGACGGCTCCCCGGCGGGCAAGTCCGACCGCCTGGTCGCGGGCTCCTGGCTGGAGGTCACGCTGCCCGAGCCCGAGCGCCCGGTGCCGGTGCTGGCCGCCCCGGTCGACGGCCTCGAGGTGATCTACGAGGACAACGACGTCGTGGTGATCGACAAGCCGGTGGGTGTGGCCGTGCACCCGAGCCCGGGCTGGACCGGCCCGACCGTGGTCGCGGGCCTGGCGGCGGCGGGCATCCAGATCGCCACCAGCGGCGCGGCCGAGCGCCAGGGCGTGGTGCACCGGCTGGACGTCGGCACCACCGGCGTGATGGTGGTGGCCAAGAGCGAGCACGCGTACTCGGTGCTCAAGCGGGCGTTCAAGGAGCGCACCGTGGAGAAGCGCTACCACGCGCTGGTGCAGGGCCACCCGGACCCGAGCCGGGGCACGATCGACGCCCCGATCGACCGGCACCCGCGGCAGGACTACAAGTTCGCCGTGGTCGCCACGGGCAAGCCGAGCGTCACGCACTACGAGGTGCAGGAGGCCTTCCGGGCGGCGTCCCTGGTGGACGTGAAGCTGGAGACCGGCCGCACGCACCAGATCCGCGTGCACTTCTCCGCGCTCAAGCACCCGTGCGTGGGCGACCTGACCTACGGCGCGGACCCGGTGCTGGCCAAGAAGCTCAAGCTCACCCGGCAGTGGCTGCACGCGCGCACGCTGGGCTTCCACCACCCGGCGCACGAGGAGTGGGTGGAGTTCACCAGCGAGTACCCGCAGGACCTCCAGGAGGCACTGGACTCGCTGCGCGCCGACAGCTGGTGA